The Nitrospira sp. KM1 genome includes a window with the following:
- a CDS encoding aminotransferase class IV produces MAQLQRPTFAYMNGHLVPWEQASLHIGCEAVTRGLNVFEGLKGYWQADGTFKVVMMRHHYERLKRSARLLHIPCEYSFEQYHEAVNQLIGALVSTEKDMWARTTLFVTDGHWGENTVSDLVLTAYHQEKKPPQSIKIGVSTWRRSSDVALPARIKTSSNYQVSRLARIEGKPLGCDDMVLLNQSGRVAEATASCLLMVRDETIVTTPATEGALESITLKIVESLAHSMGIKFVNRPIDRTELLVADEIGVCGTLHEVTLATSIDGFALSEKSPILSTVQRRYLDAVRGVDPHPSVELTPLPAVKRMA; encoded by the coding sequence GTGGCACAATTGCAGCGGCCGACATTTGCATACATGAACGGTCATCTCGTGCCCTGGGAACAGGCCTCTCTACACATCGGGTGCGAAGCGGTGACCCGAGGCCTGAATGTCTTCGAAGGCCTTAAAGGATACTGGCAGGCAGATGGAACATTCAAAGTCGTTATGATGCGCCATCACTATGAGCGACTGAAGAGGTCTGCACGACTCCTTCACATTCCCTGCGAATACAGTTTTGAACAGTATCATGAGGCGGTCAATCAACTCATCGGGGCCTTGGTAAGCACTGAGAAGGATATGTGGGCCCGCACAACCTTGTTTGTGACGGATGGGCATTGGGGAGAAAACACGGTGTCCGATCTCGTGTTGACGGCGTATCATCAGGAGAAAAAGCCGCCTCAATCGATCAAGATCGGTGTCAGCACATGGAGGAGAAGCAGCGACGTCGCCTTGCCGGCCCGCATCAAGACCAGCAGCAATTATCAGGTGTCCAGGTTGGCCAGGATCGAGGGCAAGCCTCTGGGCTGTGACGACATGGTGTTGCTCAACCAATCGGGTCGCGTGGCCGAGGCGACCGCCTCTTGTCTCCTGATGGTTCGTGATGAAACGATCGTGACAACCCCGGCGACGGAGGGCGCATTGGAGAGTATTACCCTCAAGATCGTCGAATCATTGGCCCATTCCATGGGAATCAAGTTTGTGAATCGACCGATCGACCGCACGGAGCTTCTGGTGGCGGATGAAATCGGTGTCTGCGGAACATTGCACGAAGTGACTCTGGCGACGTCGATCGACGGATTCGCTCTGTCAGAAAAATCTCCGATTCTCTCGACGGTACAGCGAAGATACCTCGATGCGGTGAGAGGGGTAGACCCGCACCCGTCAGTTGAATTGACACCGCTGCCTGCGGTGAAACGGATGGCATAG
- a CDS encoding sugar phosphate nucleotidyltransferase: MRPDITTDRGHSGCTAIGSRDVVALIPAAGHSRRLAPLPCSKELFPIGRGPLPGIIGTRPKVASHYLLESLRQAGIRQCYMVIRQGKWDIPSYWGDGALIGMDIAYIAIEGSGGPPETIDRAYSFVKRAVVAFGFPDILFQPTSVFSKLLNRLERQGADVVLGLFPAHQAQAMDMIDIGRDGRVRDIQLKPRRTRLRYAWLCAVWTPTFTEFLHGYLRASDSRSRAGSAMNRRIDPQGDLPVGAVLQAAVRKKLRIEGITFANGKYIDIGTPQALSAIPEIFL; the protein is encoded by the coding sequence ATGAGGCCGGACATCACCACTGATCGTGGCCATTCGGGCTGCACGGCCATCGGGAGCCGCGACGTCGTCGCTCTTATCCCTGCAGCCGGCCATTCCAGGCGTCTCGCGCCGCTTCCCTGCAGCAAGGAATTGTTTCCTATAGGGCGAGGGCCGCTTCCCGGCATAATAGGAACGCGTCCGAAGGTCGCGAGCCACTATCTCCTTGAAAGCCTGAGGCAGGCTGGAATCCGCCAATGCTACATGGTTATCCGACAAGGCAAATGGGATATCCCGTCCTATTGGGGAGACGGAGCGTTGATCGGGATGGACATTGCGTATATTGCAATTGAAGGCTCCGGTGGTCCTCCTGAAACGATCGACAGGGCGTATTCATTCGTCAAGCGAGCAGTCGTGGCATTCGGATTTCCCGATATCCTTTTCCAACCGACGAGCGTATTTTCAAAATTGTTGAATCGGCTTGAGCGGCAAGGTGCAGACGTCGTACTGGGATTGTTCCCGGCGCATCAAGCTCAGGCTATGGATATGATCGACATTGGCCGAGACGGCAGGGTGCGTGACATCCAGTTGAAGCCGAGAAGGACGCGTTTGCGGTATGCATGGCTCTGCGCGGTATGGACTCCGACATTCACCGAGTTTCTGCACGGCTATCTGCGAGCATCTGACAGTCGTTCCCGTGCGGGCTCGGCCATGAATCGCAGAATCGATCCCCAGGGAGACCTTCCTGTCGGAGCAGTGTTGCAAGCTGCCGTGCGGAAGAAACTGCGAATCGAAGGGATCACCTTTGCGAATGGTAAGTATATCGATATTGGAACGCCCCAGGCACTCTCTGCTATCCCTGAGATCTTCTTATAA
- a CDS encoding NAD-dependent epimerase/dehydratase family protein: MKKLLVTGSSGLIGSEVCGYFSANGWAVHGIDNNSRAEFFGPNGDTRWNQRRLQGELRNFVHHELDIRDRKNVTALFEELRPDAIVHTAAQPSHDLAAKIPFEDFDTNAVGTMNLLEAARLHVHASPFVHMSTNKVYGDAPNELALVEHATRWDYSHSEDFAGISESMRIDQSKHSLFGASKVAADVMVQEYGRYFGMMTCCLRGGCLTGPNHSGVELHGFLSYLIKCNVEGKRYSVFGYKGKQVRDNIHSMDVARFIDAFIQKPRSGEVYNLGGGRANSCSILEAFELARAISGKEMVYDYVDKNREGDHICYISDLGKMKKHYPGWDITKDLKTIFEEIYLSWRKRDSHH, translated from the coding sequence ATGAAAAAACTGCTGGTCACGGGGTCCTCAGGCTTGATCGGTTCCGAAGTGTGCGGATATTTTTCTGCAAATGGATGGGCTGTGCATGGAATCGACAACAATTCGCGAGCGGAGTTTTTCGGGCCGAATGGAGACACTCGCTGGAATCAGCGTCGCCTTCAGGGTGAATTGCGAAATTTTGTCCACCATGAGCTCGATATTCGAGATCGCAAGAATGTGACAGCCCTTTTTGAGGAGTTGCGGCCCGATGCCATCGTTCATACTGCCGCTCAACCGTCGCATGACCTCGCGGCGAAAATTCCCTTCGAAGATTTCGATACCAATGCCGTGGGCACGATGAATCTTTTGGAAGCGGCCAGACTTCATGTGCATGCGTCACCGTTCGTGCATATGTCGACGAATAAGGTATACGGAGACGCTCCCAACGAACTGGCATTGGTGGAGCATGCAACGCGCTGGGATTATTCGCACTCGGAAGACTTTGCAGGCATTTCCGAATCGATGAGAATCGACCAGTCGAAGCATTCATTATTTGGGGCATCGAAGGTTGCTGCAGACGTCATGGTGCAGGAGTATGGCAGGTACTTTGGCATGATGACATGCTGTTTGCGAGGAGGATGCTTGACCGGTCCGAACCATTCAGGCGTCGAGTTACATGGGTTTTTGAGTTATCTCATTAAATGCAACGTCGAAGGTAAGCGATATTCTGTATTTGGATACAAAGGCAAGCAGGTTCGGGACAATATCCACTCGATGGACGTTGCGCGCTTTATCGATGCGTTCATTCAAAAGCCGAGATCAGGAGAAGTCTACAATCTGGGCGGAGGAAGGGCCAATAGTTGCTCGATCCTCGAAGCGTTTGAATTAGCCAGAGCCATCTCCGGGAAGGAAATGGTCTACGACTATGTTGACAAGAATAGAGAAGGCGATCATATCTGTTACATTAGCGATCTCGGTAAAATGAAGAAACATTATCCCGGCTGGGACATCACCAAAGATCTAAAAACCATATTCGAGGAAATCTATCTTTCCTGGCGCAAGCGAGACTCGCATCACTGA
- a CDS encoding phytanoyl-CoA dioxygenase family protein, translated as MNTVYYDSSMSDDDRRQALFEGQLFVYSPRKSTLAFIEFARGLIREAFAPHDPESAQHLVSVEEFAEILIKLKPGFIHHPQSKALMRDIFTDMGCDLEKTYFDVPKMRSSTSDNYLTTGIAYAWHPHRDTWYSAPPSQINWWIPIFDIESNNAMAFHPAYWTKGVKNSSKGYNYYKWNLQHRGDHVGKFLKEDPRPLPKPIETVELDPQIRLIAPAGSIILFSGAQLHSSVPNTSGKTRFSIDFRVVNLDDAAAKKGAPNIDSECTGTTMRDYLRATDHAHIPNDIVTLYDDETSDSGELMYKHEAGHHH; from the coding sequence ATGAACACTGTGTATTACGACTCATCGATGAGCGACGACGATAGGCGGCAAGCATTGTTCGAGGGACAATTGTTTGTCTACTCTCCCAGAAAGAGCACGTTGGCATTCATTGAATTTGCGCGCGGGCTTATCAGGGAAGCCTTCGCTCCTCACGACCCTGAATCGGCGCAGCATCTTGTTTCCGTGGAAGAATTTGCCGAAATTCTGATCAAGCTGAAACCCGGCTTCATCCATCACCCCCAATCGAAAGCGTTAATGCGGGATATTTTTACCGACATGGGGTGTGATTTGGAAAAGACGTATTTTGATGTGCCGAAAATGCGAAGTTCAACCAGCGACAACTATCTGACCACTGGAATTGCCTACGCGTGGCATCCGCATCGGGATACTTGGTATTCTGCTCCCCCGAGCCAGATTAACTGGTGGATCCCAATTTTTGATATCGAGTCCAACAATGCCATGGCGTTTCATCCGGCATATTGGACAAAGGGAGTGAAGAACAGCTCGAAGGGATACAACTACTATAAGTGGAATCTGCAGCATCGGGGTGATCACGTTGGAAAATTTCTCAAGGAGGATCCTCGTCCACTCCCGAAGCCGATCGAGACCGTTGAGCTTGACCCTCAGATCCGGTTGATTGCTCCCGCGGGGAGCATCATTTTGTTTTCGGGAGCGCAACTGCACTCGAGCGTGCCCAATACATCGGGCAAGACGCGCTTCAGTATAGATTTTCGAGTCGTCAATCTGGATGATGCGGCAGCAAAAAAGGGGGCGCCGAATATCGATTCTGAATGTACCGGTACCACGATGAGAGACTATCTTCGGGCAACTGATCATGCACATATCCCCAATGATATCGTGACCCTATACGACGATGAGACCAGCGACAGCGGTGAACTGATGTACAAGCATGAGGCCGGACATCACCACTGA
- a CDS encoding glycosyltransferase family 4 protein, with product MKVLVISAAFPPMKAGEADHTYRICLELAKRGLHVELLTTHGSRVDPSFPFTVHPWMNDWSWHAMPRFANFVSRCAPDVVLFIYIGWIYQDHPMMTFAPTVIRRIRSQCRIVTQFEYPMGCNNDKFSLLSRVVRRLAERWAGHDVDYVFGTLLRDSDAVIVLSDRHKQMLADLSPSIHGKLTLIPPPPLLTIAKNITPELRRQVRFSLGYTPADVVFVYFGYIYPPKGVETLLRAFHIICEGRENVRLLLIGGVVAHEYPDRPDFAQEMRELPKELGFDRQVKWIGAFETDSDLASRYLYASDICVFPHDLGVYLNNSSFAGAVAHGLPTVATRASHVEPTFIDGENLLFCTPKSPESMAAAMRLILDDGQLRKRLARGAAKLASEWFSWETATNHMLHVLGAGEVASRRAA from the coding sequence ATGAAGGTCCTTGTGATTTCAGCCGCCTTCCCTCCCATGAAAGCCGGAGAAGCCGACCATACATATCGAATCTGCCTTGAGCTCGCGAAGAGAGGCCTTCATGTCGAGCTGTTGACGACCCACGGGAGTCGTGTCGATCCATCATTTCCGTTCACCGTTCATCCCTGGATGAATGATTGGTCCTGGCATGCAATGCCTCGGTTTGCCAATTTTGTCTCGCGCTGTGCGCCTGATGTCGTGCTATTTATCTATATCGGTTGGATCTATCAAGATCATCCCATGATGACATTCGCACCAACTGTCATCAGGAGAATACGATCTCAATGCCGGATAGTGACGCAATTTGAATATCCCATGGGATGCAATAACGACAAATTCTCATTACTCTCGCGCGTGGTAAGACGTCTTGCCGAACGATGGGCCGGACATGACGTCGACTATGTGTTCGGTACGCTGCTCCGCGATAGTGACGCAGTCATCGTCCTGAGCGACCGCCACAAGCAGATGTTGGCGGATCTGTCTCCATCCATTCACGGAAAGTTAACGCTGATTCCTCCGCCTCCGCTTCTGACCATCGCAAAAAACATCACCCCTGAATTGCGGCGGCAGGTCCGTTTTTCGCTTGGGTATACGCCAGCCGACGTGGTGTTCGTGTATTTTGGGTACATCTATCCTCCGAAAGGGGTAGAGACTCTCTTGAGAGCCTTCCATATAATTTGTGAAGGGCGTGAAAATGTGCGGTTACTGTTGATTGGCGGAGTGGTTGCGCATGAATATCCGGATCGGCCTGATTTCGCTCAGGAAATGCGCGAGTTGCCAAAGGAGTTGGGTTTTGACCGCCAGGTGAAGTGGATCGGAGCGTTTGAAACCGATAGCGACCTTGCCTCAAGATACCTATATGCGTCGGACATCTGCGTATTTCCGCATGACCTTGGAGTTTACCTGAACAATAGTTCCTTTGCGGGAGCGGTGGCGCATGGCTTGCCCACAGTGGCGACACGTGCCTCCCATGTTGAGCCGACTTTCATAGATGGTGAGAACCTCTTGTTTTGCACTCCGAAGTCTCCCGAAAGCATGGCGGCGGCCATGCGGCTTATCCTGGATGATGGCCAACTTCGAAAACGGCTTGCGCGAGGTGCCGCGAAATTGGCAAGTGAATGGTTCTCCTGGGAGACGGCGACGAACCACATGCTTCATGTACTCGGTGCGGGCGAGGTGGCAAGTCGGAGAGCTGCTTGA
- a CDS encoding SGNH/GDSL hydrolase family protein, with amino-acid sequence MMLSALELITCVFIVTLYRYNYKPDWYSFLSSPPGWLCAVAGMGVCTAASLSIWRARALSWASLRRTVIRNGLIAALVIVPAEFSVRWLAFSDLAGQHIGKLLLRPRDWDAVVDRYSRMLDQFESAPTFFVTDPILGWTVGKERRSLDGLLISTAEGIRSPAEIKTYVGSHSACRVAVVGDSFALAERVQFHESWGARLEGRLKPDCQVLNFGVSGYSIGQMFLRFKQDILPWHPDVVVVAFTDGALSRTMGMYGFLVMTDWECPWAQPRFTMDGPRLVQVNSPLPQPREIFSRKSILELPYISYDRWYLSSEWEQRYWDLAYKSYGFRLVTSLYPLFETGRAEVSEDALWDVNTALIRSLQELAAANGTEPIIAYLPTREDLKPDKKKVYTPALMEGVGGTFVDATMCLKTVEADERFVINNSHYSATGNQAIADCLLPDVQHALAKGREHSKEKVPSVHG; translated from the coding sequence ATGATGCTCAGCGCGCTTGAACTGATCACGTGCGTATTCATCGTCACACTCTATCGATACAATTATAAACCTGATTGGTACTCATTTCTGTCCAGCCCGCCCGGATGGTTGTGCGCGGTAGCCGGGATGGGCGTTTGCACAGCGGCATCTCTAAGCATTTGGCGGGCACGAGCGTTGTCGTGGGCCTCTTTGAGACGCACGGTTATCAGAAATGGACTGATCGCGGCCCTGGTGATCGTACCGGCCGAATTTTCGGTGCGCTGGCTGGCATTCAGTGACCTCGCAGGACAACACATCGGGAAACTTTTGCTCAGGCCCAGGGACTGGGATGCGGTTGTGGATCGGTATTCTCGGATGCTTGATCAGTTTGAATCGGCGCCGACGTTTTTCGTAACCGATCCAATATTAGGTTGGACGGTGGGCAAGGAACGCCGAAGCCTCGATGGTTTGCTGATTAGCACCGCGGAAGGTATTCGGAGCCCGGCTGAGATCAAGACCTATGTAGGAAGTCACTCTGCATGTCGGGTGGCCGTTGTCGGAGATTCGTTCGCTCTCGCAGAACGGGTGCAGTTTCATGAGTCGTGGGGAGCCAGACTTGAAGGCCGTCTAAAACCGGATTGCCAGGTGTTGAATTTTGGAGTATCAGGCTACAGCATCGGCCAAATGTTCTTGCGGTTCAAGCAAGATATCCTACCCTGGCATCCCGACGTGGTTGTCGTAGCCTTTACGGATGGGGCGCTGTCCCGGACCATGGGTATGTATGGCTTTCTGGTTATGACGGATTGGGAATGCCCATGGGCACAACCCAGATTCACCATGGACGGGCCTCGCTTGGTCCAGGTGAATTCACCTCTCCCGCAACCTCGGGAAATATTCAGCCGAAAATCAATTCTCGAGCTGCCCTACATTTCCTATGACCGGTGGTATTTGTCCTCGGAGTGGGAACAGCGGTATTGGGACCTTGCATACAAGTCTTATGGCTTCCGTCTGGTGACTTCGCTCTATCCTCTATTTGAAACTGGTCGTGCTGAGGTGTCAGAGGATGCACTATGGGATGTGAATACTGCCTTAATCCGATCTCTGCAGGAGTTGGCGGCTGCAAACGGAACCGAACCCATCATTGCCTATCTTCCGACTCGTGAGGATCTCAAGCCGGATAAGAAGAAGGTCTATACACCTGCCCTCATGGAAGGTGTCGGGGGCACCTTTGTAGATGCGACGATGTGTTTGAAGACCGTCGAAGCCGATGAACGGTTCGTCATAAACAATTCTCATTACAGCGCTACAGGTAACCAAGCGATTGCCGACTGTCTTTTGCCTGATGTTCAGCATGCGTTAGCAAAGGGACGTGAGCATTCGAAGGAAAAGGTTCCGTCAGTTCATGGATAA
- a CDS encoding SGNH/GDSL hydrolase family protein has product MDKSCGDPSVSVHGRQSEVSGMSFKWVSAALYMAEVLGIAILMLAYRAEGKAGIGEFLSSRPGMLALVASLALCLALVFIVRSCTSASKNDRRECLFAISMNLAVVTVIVITSEILLRILVVESTTEERIGGKLLYPRTWSVVAGKFKSILERAQQQPTFWVEDKDLGWTIGSNRKSADGLYFSSFEGLRSSGPGESFAKDSPGCTIALLGDSFTFGEEVSNEKSWAYALDKQFGSQCRVLNFGVGGYGIDQMYLRYVRDVRQWKPDIVLLAFVNHDIVRTFSAYSFLLFPGGETPFAKPRFVLEGEELHQINHPLIGVNEMFTKPSIRELPFIDYDLSYNETEWDRPRWAWLNRSYVFRLLISLYPLHEPERAQVSEDELEKVNRVLLQKFLSLAGQDRARPLIVYLPSVGELPDQLPYELIGPKTLRRGELPHLNIRECMAKSYSPDVFMPPGHGEHYSAEGNRIAAECMRDAVERMLPDRKS; this is encoded by the coding sequence ATGGATAAGTCGTGCGGGGATCCATCGGTTTCAGTCCATGGTCGGCAATCCGAAGTCTCGGGAATGTCTTTCAAATGGGTGAGCGCCGCCCTCTACATGGCCGAGGTTCTGGGCATCGCGATTCTCATGTTGGCCTATCGTGCCGAAGGCAAGGCTGGCATCGGAGAATTTCTTTCCAGTCGTCCGGGCATGCTCGCACTCGTCGCTTCACTGGCTTTGTGTCTTGCCCTGGTATTCATTGTCCGAAGCTGTACATCCGCTTCGAAGAACGATCGGCGGGAATGCCTGTTTGCCATCTCGATGAATCTCGCTGTCGTGACCGTGATTGTGATCACCTCCGAGATTCTGCTTCGTATCCTGGTCGTCGAATCTACAACGGAGGAGCGGATCGGGGGAAAACTCCTTTATCCGAGAACATGGTCGGTCGTTGCAGGCAAGTTCAAGTCGATCCTGGAGCGCGCACAACAACAACCTACATTCTGGGTGGAAGACAAGGATCTTGGATGGACGATCGGTTCGAACAGGAAAAGTGCAGACGGGCTGTATTTCAGCAGTTTCGAAGGCTTGAGGAGCAGCGGACCCGGGGAATCGTTCGCGAAGGACTCTCCAGGCTGTACAATCGCGCTGCTCGGCGATTCGTTCACGTTTGGAGAAGAGGTTTCCAACGAGAAGTCGTGGGCCTACGCGTTAGACAAGCAGTTTGGTTCACAGTGTCGGGTGCTCAATTTCGGCGTGGGTGGCTATGGCATCGATCAAATGTATCTTCGCTATGTTCGAGACGTTCGCCAATGGAAGCCCGACATCGTATTGTTGGCGTTTGTAAACCATGACATTGTGCGCACATTCTCCGCGTACAGCTTTCTGCTATTTCCGGGAGGTGAAACACCGTTCGCAAAACCCAGATTCGTCCTGGAAGGCGAAGAGCTCCATCAGATCAATCATCCGCTCATCGGGGTGAACGAGATGTTCACGAAACCCTCGATACGCGAACTTCCATTTATCGATTACGATCTCAGTTACAATGAGACCGAGTGGGATCGTCCGCGATGGGCATGGCTCAATCGGTCCTATGTGTTCAGGCTTCTTATTTCTCTCTACCCGCTTCATGAGCCTGAGCGAGCGCAGGTTTCCGAAGATGAGTTGGAAAAGGTCAACCGGGTTCTCCTTCAAAAATTTCTGAGTCTTGCCGGGCAAGATCGCGCACGACCCCTGATTGTGTACCTTCCATCTGTGGGCGAACTGCCGGATCAATTGCCATATGAGCTCATAGGCCCCAAGACGCTCAGACGGGGCGAACTGCCGCATCTCAATATCCGTGAGTGTATGGCAAAGTCCTACAGCCCGGACGTGTTTATGCCTCCCGGGCACGGCGAACATTATTCAGCGGAAGGCAATCGCATCGCGGCTGAATGTATGAGGGACGCGGTCGAAAGAATGTTGCCGGATCGAAAGTCGTAG
- a CDS encoding glycosyltransferase family 4 protein has product MVRHSGADHPDVEESVVAIEGVLSPLRQAMKIVHLSTYDIKGGAALSAYRLHSGLSVIGHDSSMVVKYRSGQDPKVMEYVLPMNLSSRFQRRVRRNAIVKSLKPYVRTRPPGFELFSEDRTPYGDSVVQQVPACDVMNLHWVAAYVDYERFFPTASRRAPIVWTLHDMNAVTGGCHYDMECGSYRQQCGSCPQLGSREEHDLSRQVWERKKAVMSGIDPRRICIVTPSRWLGQVVANSSIFGRFRLEIIPYGINLEDFAPRDCASARDVLGIPQNAKVILFLAEAVDNRRKGFEFLAKALLGCERSVDRLWLLSVGNNAPRIEAGVQGSHLNYVGNDRFLSLAYSAADVFVIPSLQDNLPNTVLEAMACGVPVIGFDVGGVRDMVRHEKTGLLVKPGDIDGLRAAIVSLLTNGANNRSRSMGLYARQIALEEYPLVLQAQRYGDLYKDLVG; this is encoded by the coding sequence GTGGTACGGCATTCGGGAGCGGATCATCCGGATGTTGAAGAGAGTGTGGTCGCCATCGAAGGTGTATTGAGTCCGCTTCGACAAGCAATGAAGATCGTTCATCTCAGTACATATGACATCAAGGGCGGTGCGGCGTTATCTGCCTACCGGCTCCATAGCGGTTTGTCCGTAATCGGACACGATTCATCAATGGTGGTGAAGTATCGTTCCGGACAGGACCCAAAAGTGATGGAGTATGTGCTGCCGATGAATCTGAGCAGCAGATTCCAACGGCGGGTGCGCCGAAACGCGATTGTCAAAAGTCTCAAGCCGTATGTCCGCACGCGGCCTCCCGGCTTCGAATTGTTCAGTGAAGACCGCACGCCTTATGGAGATTCAGTCGTTCAGCAGGTCCCTGCTTGCGATGTCATGAATCTCCATTGGGTGGCGGCATACGTCGATTATGAGCGATTTTTCCCCACAGCCTCCAGGCGGGCGCCGATTGTGTGGACGCTTCATGACATGAATGCCGTCACGGGCGGGTGCCACTATGATATGGAATGTGGATCATATAGGCAGCAATGCGGTTCCTGTCCTCAGCTCGGATCTCGAGAAGAACACGATCTATCACGGCAGGTATGGGAACGAAAAAAAGCTGTGATGTCCGGGATCGATCCGCGCCGAATCTGTATTGTCACGCCGAGCCGTTGGCTCGGACAGGTGGTTGCAAACAGTTCGATCTTCGGTCGGTTCAGGTTGGAGATCATTCCATACGGGATCAATCTCGAGGATTTCGCGCCACGCGATTGTGCAAGCGCCCGGGATGTCCTGGGCATTCCGCAGAACGCCAAGGTCATTCTATTTCTCGCGGAAGCAGTCGATAACCGAAGAAAAGGATTCGAGTTTCTCGCCAAAGCGCTTCTTGGCTGCGAACGATCGGTTGACCGTTTATGGCTTCTCTCCGTCGGGAACAATGCTCCGAGAATCGAAGCGGGTGTTCAGGGCTCACATCTGAATTACGTCGGGAACGACCGATTTCTCTCTCTGGCATACAGTGCCGCGGACGTATTCGTGATTCCTTCTCTTCAGGATAATTTGCCGAATACGGTATTGGAGGCGATGGCATGCGGAGTTCCTGTCATCGGATTTGATGTGGGAGGGGTTCGGGATATGGTTCGCCACGAGAAAACAGGCCTTCTCGTTAAACCCGGAGACATTGATGGACTGAGAGCTGCGATTGTCAGTCTGCTCACGAACGGAGCGAACAACAGGAGCAGGAGCATGGGACTGTATGCTCGACAGATCGCTTTGGAAGAGTATCCGCTTGTCCTTCAGGCGCAAAGGTACGGAGACCTGTACAAAGATCTGGTCGGATAA
- a CDS encoding glycosyltransferase family A protein — protein sequence MNKKVTIAIPVYKRLDYLVDALQSVASQDYDNIEVIVSDNGENGTAVKALADKYYPRPYRFRQNPQTVPLPVHYNQLIAESTGDYFAFLDYDDMLSPNYVSDLVGILERHPEVAVALARVEVVDAAGKFLRTSSDRIPEFMSGPDFIRSWNAYGFESYSTVLGRADFIKADGGHPPIPGGTHTDDVILIKLCLRGSVAISQRSSFRWRYSPVSFGWSLKCASLAEDTRVYLKFLDSDPSIARFAAQHPMEWSSLKPILARLGWQTYLERWEGMYRAQAPLFQWIKGGFALPYIPEYYRGVGSALWYGIRERIIRMLKRVWSPSKVY from the coding sequence ATGAACAAGAAAGTGACGATCGCCATTCCTGTTTACAAGAGATTGGATTATCTGGTGGACGCTTTGCAGTCGGTGGCGTCCCAAGATTACGACAATATCGAGGTAATTGTATCCGATAATGGAGAAAATGGGACCGCAGTCAAAGCGCTTGCCGACAAGTATTACCCGCGGCCGTACCGGTTCAGGCAGAACCCGCAAACCGTTCCGCTTCCTGTTCACTATAATCAACTGATCGCCGAGTCAACAGGAGACTATTTTGCATTTCTGGACTACGACGACATGTTGAGTCCCAATTATGTGTCAGACCTGGTGGGTATTCTCGAACGTCATCCTGAGGTGGCGGTCGCTCTCGCCCGCGTGGAGGTGGTCGATGCCGCAGGCAAGTTCCTGCGAACCTCCTCCGATCGTATCCCTGAGTTCATGTCCGGGCCGGATTTTATTCGTTCTTGGAATGCCTATGGCTTCGAAAGCTACTCCACGGTCCTGGGACGTGCGGATTTCATCAAGGCGGATGGAGGGCATCCGCCGATACCGGGAGGTACGCACACCGACGACGTTATCCTGATCAAGCTGTGTCTCAGGGGCTCCGTTGCCATCAGTCAACGGAGCAGCTTCCGCTGGCGCTATAGTCCGGTCAGTTTCGGCTGGTCTCTGAAGTGTGCATCCCTCGCCGAGGATACCCGTGTCTATCTGAAATTTCTGGATTCCGATCCGTCCATCGCACGGTTTGCCGCTCAGCACCCCATGGAGTGGAGTAGTCTCAAGCCCATTCTGGCTCGCCTGGGATGGCAGACGTATCTCGAGCGATGGGAAGGCATGTACCGCGCGCAGGCGCCGTTGTTCCAGTGGATCAAGGGCGGCTTCGCATTGCCGTACATTCCTGAATATTATCGCGGCGTCGGATCTGCGCTGTGGTACGGCATTCGGGAGCGGATCATCCGGATGTTGAAGAGAGTGTGGTCGCCATCGAAGGTGTATTGA